tcagatcatttaaaatgcaCTGTTCATGGCTATTTTACCATTGACTATACCCGTTTTGCAGAGATTGTCTTTGTGGTAGAGTTGTCacagtattttttatgtaagtgGTAGTAAGAGGTGTTAATGGCAGATTATTCAAAGCAATTCAAGACTTTTTGCCCAAGGCATGATCTGTTTGGCCATTGCTTCATAGTCTTTGCTTATTATATTAGAGAATCCAAAGGGAAACAAATAATGAATgctttttgttgtctttaacAGGTTTATGCCACCTGATGATCCACTGGGAAGACACGGGCCAAGTTTAGAAAATTTTCTCCGTAAGAAGCCTGTTGTTCCAGAACACAAAAAGCAACCCTGCCCCTATGGTAAGTTGCCTTTTCAAAGCAATGGCTGATAAATGTTGCTTTTGTCTGTGTGATTTAACAATTTATGTTCTTAACTGGAACTGTTATTTTTTCAAACTAGGGAAAAAATGCACGTATGGACATAAGTGCAAGTACTATCATCCAGAGCGTGTCAACCAACCACAGCGGTCTGTGGCAGATGAGCTGCGGGCCTTTGCCAAATTGTCTGCAGTGAAAACAATGAGCGAAGGCGCTTTAGCTAAATGTGGGACTGGTCCAGCAAATGTAAAGGGGGACAGCAACTCTGAAGCCAAACGTGTGGCACCCAAACGTCAGTCTGATCCCAGCATTCGCTCAGTGGCCTGTGAACCTCCAGAGGCACTCTCTGTTGTTCGGAAGTCTGAGACAAATTCAGTGCCTTCCCTCGTGTCTGCTCTCAGTGTGCCCACCATGCAGCCTGCTAAGAGTCACGCAGCTGGGGCCTTGAACACACGATCAGCCAGCAGCCCAGTTCCAGGTTCTCTGCAGTTTGCTCACAGTTCTCTGGAGCACATGTCTAGTGTACAGTATCCTCCTATTTTAGTAACTAATAGTCACGGCGCCTCTGTAACTTACAGTGAGCAGTTCCCAAAATACGACTCAGTTAGTGATCATGGATACTATTCACTTCACAGTGATTTTTCAAATATGAGCATGAGCAGCATGCATAATGTTGACAGTTTCTGTAGCATGGAGCACGAGCATGTGTATCAGAGAAACCCCAGCCACTGCCCTGAATCCTGCCTCAGCCATTCAAACAGTGACTCGTTCTCCTCTTATGGAGACCTGTACCCAAGCTCTGTGGACAGCAGCTTGGAGGAGAGCATTAAGGGGCAGCAGCAGGCTGCACAGGGCAGGATGCAGGCTTTTTCCCATGGGTTTCATCATGAAGTACTGACTAGAGTACAGAGTTACGGACCAGAGGAGCCTAAGCAAGGTCCCCGGAAGCAATCTGGATCTCATCTAGCACCACATATCCAGCATGCTGCAGTGGCAGCCCGGTCCAGCTGTCCTGGAGACTATCCACTTGTTCAGAATGTCCTCCCACCTTTGTCCTCACAACCTACACGTTCTCTTGGTATGACTCGTATGGACAGTATATCAGACTCAAGGCTGTATGACAGCAACCCGATGAGACAGAGGCGACCACCACTGTGCCGTGAGCAGCATGCGAGCTGGGACCCTCTGCCTTGTGGTAATGAGTCCTATGGATATCATTCATATCCTCTTAGTAACAGCCTGATGCCATGTTGTGAGCGGGTGATGGTCCGTAGCATGCCAGACAAAATGGAACAAATCTGGAACTCACCATGGGAGACCCCATCTGCAGCCGAACACCAAGAGCGGTATGCTATCCCAGACCACCAGTATCAAACATATAGGAACCTTTGTAACATTTTTCCCGCTTACATAGTCCACTCAGTAATGGAGAAAAACCCTCATTTGACAGATCCACAACAACTTGCTGCTGTCATTGTTACAAAACTGAGGTCATGTCACTGAGCAGCTATAAAGTCATATGATGAGAGAAATGAGGATTTTGATTGCAAAGATTGGCACTTGTTCAGAGTTATTGCATGTGCAGCATCTGCTCTCAGGAGTTATTCATTTTGTCCTGTCTGA
The sequence above is a segment of the Melanotaenia boesemani isolate fMelBoe1 chromosome 15, fMelBoe1.pri, whole genome shotgun sequence genome. Coding sequences within it:
- the zc3h12b gene encoding probable ribonuclease ZC3H12B, yielding MTAWSMVEKLKMEKRPCREENIDSSEVQHATDESEDGSSSESESEEQKPQRVPVDNSSCKRREPLTITKPHRQLCRSPCLDRPSFSQSSTVQDFREDDTHTVLGIKPASEKEYQTKMEFALKLGYSGEQVETVLNKLGAAALINDVLAELVRLGNKVEPETQPCSSTASTIPRSPCVKETVSPEVSVEDDSVDTFDNLRPIVIDGSNVAMSHGNKEVFSCRGIQLAVEWFLEKGHKDITVFVPAWRKEQSRPDAQITDQEILRKLEKEKILVFTPSRRVQGRRVVCYDDRFIVKLAYDSDGIIVSNDNYRDLQNEKPEWKKFIEERLLMYSFVNDKFMPPDDPLGRHGPSLENFLRKKPVVPEHKKQPCPYGKKCTYGHKCKYYHPERVNQPQRSVADELRAFAKLSAVKTMSEGALAKCGTGPANVKGDSNSEAKRVAPKRQSDPSIRSVACEPPEALSVVRKSETNSVPSLVSALSVPTMQPAKSHAAGALNTRSASSPVPGSLQFAHSSLEHMSSVQYPPILVTNSHGASVTYSEQFPKYDSVSDHGYYSLHSDFSNMSMSSMHNVDSFCSMEHEHVYQRNPSHCPESCLSHSNSDSFSSYGDLYPSSVDSSLEESIKGQQQAAQGRMQAFSHGFHHEVLTRVQSYGPEEPKQGPRKQSGSHLAPHIQHAAVAARSSCPGDYPLVQNVLPPLSSQPTRSLGMTRMDSISDSRLYDSNPMRQRRPPLCREQHASWDPLPCGNESYGYHSYPLSNSLMPCCERVMVRSMPDKMEQIWNSPWETPSAAEHQERYAIPDHQYQTYRNLCNIFPAYIVHSVMEKNPHLTDPQQLAAVIVTKLRSCH